From one Rhizobium lentis genomic stretch:
- the phnK gene encoding phosphonate C-P lyase system protein PhnK — protein MTDTPLLKVNDLSKFYGNRIGCRNVSFELWPGEVLAIVGESGSGKTTLLNCISTRLMPTTGSVEYHMRDGGYRDLYRMNEAERRFLMRTDWGFVHQNPADGLRMTVSAGANVGERLMAIGDRHYGKIRASAIDWLERVEIDADRIDDQPRAFSGGMRQRLQIARNLVTGPRLVFMDEPTGGLDVSVQARLLDLVRGLVNDLGLSAIIVTHDLAVARLLSHRMMVMKDGYVIEHGLTDRVLDDPREPYTQLLVSSILQV, from the coding sequence ATGACCGACACGCCGCTTCTCAAAGTCAACGACCTCTCGAAATTCTATGGCAACCGGATCGGCTGCCGGAATGTATCCTTCGAGCTCTGGCCCGGCGAGGTTCTCGCTATTGTCGGCGAATCCGGCTCGGGCAAGACGACATTGCTCAACTGCATCTCCACCCGGCTGATGCCGACCACCGGCAGCGTCGAATACCACATGCGCGACGGCGGCTACCGCGACCTCTACCGCATGAACGAGGCCGAGCGTCGCTTCCTGATGCGCACCGACTGGGGCTTCGTGCACCAGAACCCCGCCGATGGCCTGCGCATGACCGTTTCTGCCGGCGCCAATGTCGGCGAACGGCTGATGGCGATCGGCGACCGGCACTATGGCAAGATTCGCGCCTCGGCGATCGACTGGCTCGAACGCGTCGAGATCGACGCCGACCGTATCGACGACCAGCCGCGCGCCTTTTCCGGCGGCATGCGCCAGCGCCTTCAGATCGCCCGCAACCTCGTCACCGGCCCGCGCCTCGTCTTCATGGACGAGCCGACCGGTGGTCTCGACGTTTCGGTACAGGCGCGCCTGCTCGATCTCGTGCGCGGCCTTGTCAACGACCTTGGCCTCTCCGCCATCATCGTCACCCACGATCTCGCCGTCGCCCGGCTTCTGTCGCATCGCATGATGGTGATGAAGGACGGCTATGTCATCGAACATGGGCTGACTGACCGCGTGCTCGACGATCCGAGAGAGCCTTACACCCAACTGCTCGTCTCCTCGATCCTGCAGGTCTGA
- a CDS encoding alpha-D-ribose 1-methylphosphonate 5-phosphate C-P-lyase PhnJ — translation MSDLASYNFAYLDEQTKRMIRRAILKAIAIPGYQVPFASREMPMPYGWGTGGVQVTASIIGPDDVLKVIDQGADDTTNAVSIRAFFQKVANVAVTTRTSEATIIQTRHRIPEQKLGAGQVLVYQVPIPEPLRFLEPRETETRKMHALEEYGLMHVKLYEDIARNGRIATTYAYPVKVHGRYVMDPSPTPKFDNPKMHRSEALQLFGAGREKRIYAVPPYTDVVSLDFEDHPFEIQRFGTPCALCGAEEVYLDEVILDDKGGRMFVCSDTDHCEDRRAQGHAGEMLAREAAE, via the coding sequence ATGAGTGATCTCGCCAGCTACAACTTCGCCTATCTCGACGAGCAGACCAAGCGGATGATCCGCCGCGCCATCCTGAAGGCGATCGCCATTCCCGGCTACCAGGTGCCCTTCGCCAGCAGAGAAATGCCGATGCCCTACGGCTGGGGCACCGGCGGCGTGCAAGTGACGGCCTCGATCATCGGCCCCGACGACGTGCTGAAGGTCATCGACCAGGGCGCCGACGATACGACCAACGCCGTCTCCATCCGCGCTTTCTTCCAGAAGGTCGCCAATGTCGCGGTGACGACGCGCACCAGCGAGGCGACGATCATCCAGACGCGCCACCGCATCCCCGAGCAAAAGCTCGGAGCCGGCCAGGTGCTCGTCTATCAGGTGCCGATCCCGGAACCGCTGCGCTTTCTCGAACCGCGCGAGACCGAGACACGCAAGATGCATGCGCTCGAGGAATACGGCCTCATGCATGTGAAACTCTATGAGGACATCGCCCGCAACGGCCGCATCGCCACGACCTATGCCTATCCGGTCAAGGTGCATGGCCGCTACGTCATGGACCCCTCGCCGACGCCGAAATTCGACAATCCGAAGATGCACAGGTCCGAAGCGCTGCAGCTTTTCGGTGCCGGCCGCGAAAAGCGCATCTATGCCGTGCCGCCTTATACCGACGTCGTCAGCCTGGATTTTGAAGACCATCCCTTCGAGATCCAGCGTTTCGGCACACCCTGCGCGCTCTGTGGCGCAGAGGAGGTCTACCTCGACGAGGTCATCCTCGACGACAAGGGCGGGCGCATGTTCGTCTGCTCCGATACCGACCATTGCGAAGACCGCCGCGCCCAGGGGCATGCCGGCGAAATGTTGGCCCGGGAGGCAGCCGAATGA